The Aeoliella mucimassa genome includes the window TAGCGGACGTACTCGATGTCGAAACTCTCCCCAAATCCACCAAAAGTGCTTCCCGCGACACTCGTGCAACAGTCGCCAAAGATCAGTCGCGTACTGCCGGTGGTGGCCTGTGGAGCCACTCCCACTAGGGGAGTTAACTGTACCGCGTCGCGAAAGTAATGATAGGCGTTCGCACTGGCATCGTAGACTAGACGGAAATCATGAAAGGCATCGGTGTTGCTACTCGATTCATAAACGGTTCCCGCAAAACTCATCACCGCATTCTCGCGAATCGTGAGTATGTCGCGATTCCCATTCAAAGCGGCCCAAATCACAAACCCACCGTTGCCAGTACCAGTGGAACCGACCTTAGCGCGAACCTCGACGGTCCAGCTTCCGCTGCCAAGCTCCCAAGGGGTAGAGCCAGTGTCTTGCTGAAGCCAGCCGTTCGTGTCGTCGTAGGTCAAGGTTACGTTCGAACCATTGAGCAAGAGATCGTCATCCTCAGCGCCGCCGGCCGTTGCCCAACCGTTGATGGCAGCAGTGCCATCAAAGATCTGATCGCCGGTGTACTGATTGTCAAAAGCACTCGACAGCACATTGAAGCCATCGAAGGCAGCCCAGAGCGAGACACTTCCTGACATTGCGAAAGGCAATACAAGTGCCGCTGTCATTACTCGAATTCGACTAACCAACATCTGAGTCATCTCCTCGTGATGAAATAAGCTTCAATCCAATTAAGTGCTGACTACCTTCGGCACATCATCGATTGCTTGGCGGGCAGCGCAACGTCACTCGCCTGCACACTGCCATGCCAGAACACCCCATAGCTACTACTCGATGGCCTGCGAGCCTTGCCGTCGCGTTGCTGCCCGAACGCGACGGCAAGAAGCTCCACTTGCCCACACATTCTTTAGCCAGTGCCTCCACCGCTCGCCTAAACGCGACGACGCACTACGACCACAACACCAGTGAGTGCGGCGCCGAGAAGCAGCAAGGCGGAAGGCTCCGGAATGGTTGAAATCGACACGTTGTCGATCCCGACAAAGGCTGAGGAACTATCGGTGCCACTGAAGGCAATCGAGATCGTCAAGTTGCCCCCTACGCCAGAGTCAAAGTACTGAGTCGTTAATTGATCTTCGTACGAGTTGCTATCATTGGGAGTCGCTCCGTCGGCATCGTCGCCGCGAGCGACGAATGATTGGGGACCACCGATAAGGCTGGCACCTTCGATCAACAGGTCGTAAGTACCGGTTGCTGTTCGATTGCCACTGAAGGTTTCGGTCACGAGCGCTGCCGAAAACTCGTAAGTCGTGCTCGGATCGAGTTCAATCGTGGCGGTGCTATCGATGCCGGTTCCGGCCGCAGCGTTCGCGGAACTCGCGATCCAGAGTCTAGTGCCACCATAGTTACCCGTATCGAACAATCGGCTGGCGTTCGAGCCACTGCCGTTGCCATTGTGCACCCAGTTGGCCATGACCGCGGGATCGGCCGCGGGATCCGACTCGAAGTCTTCAAAGAAAATCGTTGCAGCCGACGCAGTTCCGACCGCAACACTGCTAGCCATCGCTAGGGTCGTGAGAAACAGAACAACATACCGCTTGAGATTCACAATCATTAGACGCACCTCCAGGGAGAACTCATGAGCCTGTACGTGAGAGAAGAGAAATCCGGCAACGCGAAGCAACAGTCGTCCCTCGACCGTCAATTCACGGGCGTATTATGTGGTTAGCCCCAAAAAGAAGCTTAGGAAATGGCGCAATAATTGTCAGGATTTGCGCAAACGAGTGGAACACCCTTGATATGCAAGCCTACGCGACACCGCATTGGTGCGACCTCATTGGGGCCCGGGAAGCACATCCATTTGGAATTGATGTCGATATTCGCTGGGGGTAACGCCAACTTCTTTGCGAAACAAACTGCTGAAGACTTGCCTGCTATTGAAGCCGCAAGCAAACACCACACTAGTGATCGAGTCGGTGGTCTCGGCCAGCAGTTTCTTGGCTAGTTCGAGCCGCACCCGTCGCAATTCCAAGGCCGGTGTTCGGCCCACCATGGTGCGAAACCGAGTTTCCAAAGTACGTCGAGATATCGCGATGTGCTCTGAGATATCGCTTACTTCGATCGGCAAGTGCGCGTTCTCGCGAATGTACTTGAGCGCCTCGCGCACGTCCTCATCATCCACCGCGAGCACATCAGTCGACTGCCGAACCGCGACACCGACCGGCGGAAAAAAGGTGACCATCGACTCCACCGGTCTGCCCGACATCGCTGCGTCGAGTCGCAAAGCCGCTTCGTACCCAATGCGCTCCGCGGGTTGCACAACCGCCGATAAGTGAGGGACCGTCGACTCGCAAATCAAGGGGTCGTCATTCACCCCCATCACGGCAATCTCGTCGGGAACCTCGAAACCGCTCTCGAGAGCCACTTCCGCAACAAGCCTGGAGAGCGCCGAGTTCGGCGTACAGACTCCCAACGGTTTCTTTGCCTTCTGCAAGGCGTTGGCAATCGCTTTCAGATCGGGGCGGTAGTGCCCCGAAGAATCGGCAGCGACCACCTCGTGGACTGCGATCTTCAGCAACTGGCAATGATGCCCTGCTTCGGTTACCGCCTTCATGAAGGCTTCGGACCGCTGCTGTTCGCTATGCCAGCGAAGTTCACCGACAAACAGAAACTGCTTCAGACCACATTGCATCAAGTGCTCGGCGGCGAGCGAACCGATGGCCAGATTGTCGCACGCAACCGTTGCAAACCGGTGATCGATGATGCGAGAGCCAGCATTGACCACCGGTACGCCTGCGTTCAGCAGAATCTTCAGGTGCTCTTGACTATTAATCACAGCGATCAAGCCGTCGCCTTTCCAGTTGGCGACTTCTTCCCACTGCAACAGGGGATACTGCCCCTCGCCCTGGATACGCCAATGACGATTCACGCGGAGAAATCGGTACACGCCACGCGTGATGCCGCGCATGAACTCCTGCCCGGTCTGCAAAATCAGGCCGACTCGAAACACTGGTCGTTGCAGAGTGGAATCAGCGGGCATGTTGGTTCTTCACCGAGGAATACGACCAGAAAACCTACACCATACACAGCAAGCT containing:
- a CDS encoding PEP-CTERM sorting domain-containing protein (PEP-CTERM proteins occur, often in large numbers, in the proteomes of bacteria that also encode an exosortase, a predicted intramembrane cysteine proteinase. The presence of a PEP-CTERM domain at a protein's C-terminus predicts cleavage within the sorting domain, followed by covalent anchoring to some some component of the (usually Gram-negative) cell surface. Many PEP-CTERM proteins exhibit an unusual sequence composition that includes large numbers of potential glycosylation sites. Expression of one such protein has been shown restore the ability of a bacterium to form floc, a type of biofilm.), with the translated sequence MASSVAVGTASAATIFFEDFESDPAADPAVMANWVHNGNGSGSNASRLFDTGNYGGTRLWIASSANAAAGTGIDSTATIELDPSTTYEFSAALVTETFSGNRTATGTYDLLIEGASLIGGPQSFVARGDDADGATPNDSNSYEDQLTTQYFDSGVGGNLTISIAFSGTDSSSAFVGIDNVSISTIPEPSALLLLGAALTGVVVVVRRRV
- a CDS encoding AraC family transcriptional regulator; its protein translation is MPADSTLQRPVFRVGLILQTGQEFMRGITRGVYRFLRVNRHWRIQGEGQYPLLQWEEVANWKGDGLIAVINSQEHLKILLNAGVPVVNAGSRIIDHRFATVACDNLAIGSLAAEHLMQCGLKQFLFVGELRWHSEQQRSEAFMKAVTEAGHHCQLLKIAVHEVVAADSSGHYRPDLKAIANALQKAKKPLGVCTPNSALSRLVAEVALESGFEVPDEIAVMGVNDDPLICESTVPHLSAVVQPAERIGYEAALRLDAAMSGRPVESMVTFFPPVGVAVRQSTDVLAVDDEDVREALKYIRENAHLPIEVSDISEHIAISRRTLETRFRTMVGRTPALELRRVRLELAKKLLAETTDSITSVVFACGFNSRQVFSSLFRKEVGVTPSEYRHQFQMDVLPGPQ